From Deltaproteobacteria bacterium, the proteins below share one genomic window:
- a CDS encoding ATP-binding cassette domain-containing protein yields the protein MAQVAFESVTKRYPGGAVGLADLTLTVADGELLVVVGPSGCGKSTLLRLLAGLEAPSAGTIRIGDRAVNELSPQERNVAMVFQDYALYPHLTVRGNLEFPLRMRGLPAEAVRRRAEEVAALLEIAPLLERRPRQLSGGQRQRVAMGRALVREPSVFLLDEPLSNLDARLRGSVRAEIGELQRRTRTTMLYVTHDQVEAMTLGQRVAVLDRGRLQQVAAPAELYERPVSAFVAGFIGNPPMSLFPTRAERDAAGRVAIAIGDQRVPVPEAHAAHALLAAQPDAVQGAGLRPEALGPAAPGAPALEATVDYLENLGREVLAYVLAPNRAGEPLRLVARLPGLVGLAPGTRIRLAVDGARLHLFDPAGRALR from the coding sequence TTGGCCCAGGTCGCCTTCGAGTCGGTCACGAAGCGCTACCCCGGCGGCGCCGTCGGGCTCGCCGACCTCACCCTCACGGTCGCAGACGGCGAGCTGCTCGTCGTCGTCGGCCCGTCGGGCTGCGGCAAGTCGACCCTGCTGCGCCTGCTGGCCGGGCTCGAAGCGCCCAGCGCCGGCACGATCCGGATCGGAGACCGGGCCGTGAACGAGCTGTCGCCGCAGGAGCGCAACGTGGCGATGGTGTTCCAGGACTACGCGCTCTACCCGCACCTGACCGTGCGCGGGAACCTCGAGTTCCCGCTGCGCATGCGTGGACTCCCGGCCGAGGCCGTGCGCCGCCGCGCCGAGGAGGTGGCGGCGCTGCTCGAGATCGCCCCGCTGCTCGAGCGCCGGCCCCGGCAGCTCTCCGGGGGCCAGCGCCAGCGCGTCGCGATGGGGCGCGCCCTGGTGCGCGAGCCGAGCGTGTTCCTGCTCGACGAGCCGCTCTCGAACCTCGACGCACGGCTGCGCGGGAGCGTGCGAGCCGAGATCGGCGAGCTCCAGCGCCGCACGCGCACGACGATGCTCTACGTGACCCACGACCAGGTCGAGGCCATGACGCTCGGCCAGCGCGTCGCGGTGCTCGACCGCGGGCGGCTCCAGCAGGTGGCGGCGCCGGCCGAGCTCTACGAGCGCCCGGTCTCGGCCTTCGTCGCGGGCTTCATCGGCAATCCCCCGATGAGCCTGTTCCCGACCCGGGCCGAGCGCGACGCCGCCGGGCGCGTGGCGATCGCGATCGGCGACCAGCGCGTGCCGGTGCCCGAGGCACACGCCGCCCACGCGCTCCTGGCCGCGCAGCCCGACGCCGTGCAGGGCGCGGGCCTGCGCCCGGAGGCACTCGGCCCGGCCGCGCCGGGCGCCCCGGCGCTCGAGGCGACCGTCGACTACCTCGAGAACCTGGGCCGCGAGGTGCTCGCCTACGTACTCGCTCCGAACCGTGCCGGCGAGCCGCTCCGGCTCGTCGCGCGCCTGCCCGGGCTCGTTGGGCTCGCGCCGGGCACCCGCATCCGGCTCGCCGTGGACGGGGCGCGGCTCCACCTCTTCGACCCGGCCGGGCGCGCGCTGCGCTGA